The Longimicrobium sp. genome has a window encoding:
- a CDS encoding M20/M25/M40 family metallo-hydrolase, producing the protein MLKKTLVAAGLAALLAAPAAAQYDVAAPAPARFDRAATGRATLAHLQNLIRINTQNPPGNEALTAAYFDSVFRTVPGVETHVLNVAPGRANFVARLRAGRATKRPVVIMGHMDVVGADSTKWETNAFVPTIRGAHLYGRGAIDDKGMLAAALVAMQELARDRGRMTRDVIFLATAAEEGGPPVGIDSVVEHHRELLGNAEFALNEGGRIRVRDGAIRTVNIQTTEKVYYNVVATATGTGGHGSVPLPGNALAALARAVNRVHEWKPPVRLIETTRLYFNRLAATEPDAEMRAAMQALTAPGATQAQIDAAAATLSREPLHNAVLRAGASLTLLNGGFRANVIPSEGKATFNVRIIPGDDIRQIVAEMNRVGGEPSVRFELEGDPLPAPDPSPVSTDLYRSMESAARAMVPNAVVLPFMSTGATDGAILRGAGIPTYGILPMPLADEDELRMHGDNERVPVAALGWATEYLYRVLSGVVR; encoded by the coding sequence ATGCTGAAGAAGACCCTCGTGGCGGCCGGCCTCGCCGCCCTCCTCGCCGCGCCCGCCGCGGCGCAGTACGACGTCGCCGCCCCGGCGCCCGCCCGCTTCGACCGCGCGGCGACCGGGCGCGCGACGCTGGCGCACCTCCAGAACCTGATCCGCATCAACACCCAGAACCCTCCGGGGAACGAGGCGCTGACGGCGGCCTACTTCGACTCCGTCTTCCGCACCGTGCCCGGCGTGGAGACGCACGTGCTGAACGTGGCTCCGGGGCGCGCCAACTTCGTGGCCCGGCTCCGCGCGGGGCGCGCCACCAAGCGGCCCGTCGTCATCATGGGGCACATGGACGTGGTGGGCGCCGACAGCACCAAGTGGGAGACGAACGCCTTCGTCCCCACCATCCGCGGCGCGCACCTGTACGGCCGCGGCGCCATCGACGACAAGGGGATGCTCGCCGCCGCCCTCGTCGCCATGCAGGAGCTGGCGCGCGACCGCGGGCGGATGACGCGCGACGTCATCTTCCTGGCGACGGCGGCGGAGGAGGGCGGCCCACCGGTGGGGATCGACAGCGTGGTGGAGCATCACCGCGAGCTGCTGGGCAACGCCGAGTTCGCGCTCAACGAGGGCGGGCGCATCCGCGTGCGCGACGGCGCCATCCGCACCGTCAACATCCAGACGACCGAAAAGGTCTACTACAACGTCGTGGCCACGGCGACGGGAACGGGCGGGCACGGCTCCGTCCCGCTCCCCGGCAACGCGCTGGCGGCCCTCGCCCGCGCCGTGAACCGCGTGCACGAGTGGAAGCCGCCCGTGCGCCTCATCGAGACGACGCGCCTCTACTTCAACCGCCTCGCGGCCACGGAGCCGGACGCGGAGATGCGCGCGGCGATGCAGGCGCTGACGGCTCCCGGCGCCACGCAGGCGCAGATCGACGCGGCCGCCGCCACGCTGTCGCGCGAGCCGCTGCACAACGCGGTGCTCCGCGCGGGCGCGTCGCTGACGCTGCTGAACGGCGGCTTCCGCGCCAACGTGATCCCGTCCGAGGGGAAGGCGACCTTCAACGTGCGCATCATCCCCGGAGACGACATCCGCCAGATCGTGGCGGAGATGAACCGCGTGGGCGGCGAGCCCTCGGTGCGCTTCGAGCTGGAGGGCGACCCCCTCCCCGCGCCCGACCCCTCGCCCGTCTCCACCGACCTGTACCGCTCGATGGAGTCGGCCGCGCGCGCGATGGTGCCGAACGCGGTGGTGCTCCCCTTCATGTCCACCGGCGCCACGGATGGCGCCATCCTGCGCGGCGCGGGGATCCCCACCTACGGCATCCTCCCCATGCCGCTCGCCGACGAGGACGAGCTGCGCATGCACGGCGACAACGAGCGCGTGCCGGTGGCCGCGCTGGGGTGGGCGACGGAGTATCTGTACCGGGTGCTGAGCGGGGTGGTGCGGTAG
- a CDS encoding alpha/beta fold hydrolase, which yields MFKKQIHQTTRSEGPWGGGRRIVVDFRTTGDPVPAVLLVPRDRTPAPAALLLHGYTSRKEHMSEGVGAALLKRGIASLSIDLPLHGTRNDPVQAQASRNPLALMKIWRQAVSECSLSLRYLAARPEVDGNRLAVAGYSLGSFLAVLLAAQDPSVQALVLAAGGDLPSGTPFAAVARTVADPLRAIRKLDGRPLLMVHGRGDRTIRPDQAERLFAAAQEPKELRWWNAGHILPPDAIAYAATWLADRLCDDPKRTGTDG from the coding sequence ATGTTCAAGAAGCAGATCCATCAGACAACGCGCTCCGAGGGACCGTGGGGCGGCGGGCGGAGGATCGTGGTGGACTTCCGCACCACGGGCGATCCGGTGCCGGCGGTCCTGCTGGTGCCCCGCGACCGCACGCCCGCCCCGGCCGCGCTGCTCCTGCACGGCTACACGTCGCGCAAGGAGCACATGAGCGAGGGCGTGGGCGCCGCGCTCCTCAAGCGGGGGATCGCCTCGCTCTCCATCGACCTCCCGCTGCACGGCACCCGCAACGACCCCGTGCAGGCGCAGGCGAGCCGCAACCCGCTGGCGCTGATGAAGATCTGGCGCCAGGCGGTCTCCGAGTGCTCCCTCTCGCTCCGCTACCTGGCCGCCCGCCCCGAGGTGGACGGAAATCGGCTGGCGGTGGCGGGATACTCGCTGGGCTCCTTTCTGGCGGTGCTGCTGGCGGCGCAGGATCCCTCCGTCCAAGCCCTGGTCCTCGCGGCCGGCGGCGACCTCCCGTCCGGCACGCCGTTCGCCGCCGTCGCGCGCACCGTCGCGGACCCGCTGCGCGCCATCCGCAAGCTGGACGGCCGCCCTTTGCTGATGGTGCACGGCCGCGGCGACCGCACCATCCGCCCGGACCAGGCGGAGCGCCTCTTCGCCGCCGCGCAGGAGCCCAAGGAGCTGCGCTGGTGGAACGCCGGCCACATCCTCCCCCCCGACGCCATCGCCTACGCCGCCACCTGGC